A single genomic interval of Primulina huaijiensis isolate GDHJ02 chromosome 7, ASM1229523v2, whole genome shotgun sequence harbors:
- the LOC140980873 gene encoding (1S)-1,7-diacetoxy-luvungin A aldo-keto reductase-like, whose amino-acid sequence MEYPIKEEDFLPMDFTTVWAAIEECQRIGLTKFIGVGNFSCNELQEILDIAKIPPAVNQVEVNPCWQQKKLREFRNDRGILVVAYSTLGSIGTFYGNDRVVESEVLKKIAQTKGKTVAQVCLRWACVQGIGLLVKSFNRQRMKQNVDIFGWVFK is encoded by the exons ACCACGGTTTGGGCAGCCATAGAAGAGTGCCAAAGAATTGGCCTCACGAAATTTATTGGAGTTGGCAATTTTTCTTGCAACGAGCTTCAAGAAATCTTGGACATTGCGAAGATTCCGCCTGCGGTAAACCAA GTTGAGGTGAATCCATGTTGGCAACAGAAGAAGCTGAGAGAATTCCGCAACGATAGAGGAATTCTTGTTGTTGCTTATTCTACTTTAGGATCGATTGGGACATTTTATGGGAATGACAGAGTTGTGGAATCAGAAGTGCTCAAGAAAATAGCCCAGACCAAAGGAAAGACTGTTGCTCAG GTTTGCTTGAGATGGGCATGTGTGCAAGGAATTGGATTGTTGGTGAAGAGTTTCAACAGACAGAGAATGAAGCAAAATGTAGACATATTTGGGTGGGTCTTTAAGTAG